Proteins found in one Hypericibacter terrae genomic segment:
- the mobA gene encoding molybdenum cofactor guanylyltransferase MobA, whose protein sequence is MPDTPPVIGLLLAGGLSRRMGGGDKTLRLLAGRPVLAHVIERMQPQVRRLCLNANGDPVRFADYGLPVVPDSIEGFVGPLAGVLAGLDWASVNAPDCPWVITAPTDSPFLPRDLVPRLLGPCLAGEADMTCAASGGQAHPVVGLWPVAARAALRLALAEEGIRKVDLWTARYRLAQVEFSSEPVDPFFNANRPEDLVEAERLASRAP, encoded by the coding sequence ATGCCTGACACACCGCCCGTCATCGGCCTGCTGCTGGCGGGCGGGCTCTCGCGCCGCATGGGCGGGGGCGACAAGACCTTGCGCCTTCTCGCAGGTCGCCCCGTCCTTGCCCATGTGATCGAGCGCATGCAGCCGCAGGTTCGTCGGCTCTGCCTGAACGCCAATGGGGATCCGGTGCGCTTCGCGGATTACGGCCTTCCCGTGGTGCCTGACAGCATCGAGGGCTTCGTGGGACCTCTCGCGGGCGTGCTCGCCGGCTTGGACTGGGCCTCCGTCAACGCGCCGGATTGCCCCTGGGTGATCACGGCTCCCACCGATTCGCCCTTCCTGCCGCGCGATCTCGTCCCGCGCCTGCTGGGGCCCTGTCTCGCGGGCGAGGCGGACATGACCTGTGCCGCCAGCGGCGGCCAGGCGCATCCCGTCGTCGGGCTCTGGCCGGTCGCGGCCCGCGCGGCGCTGCGCCTCGCCCTGGCGGAGGAAGGAATTCGCAAGGTCGATCTCTGGACCGCGCGTTACCGGCTTGCGCAGGTCGAATTTTCATCGGAGCCTGTCGATCCCTTTTTCAACGCCAACCGGCCGGAGGACCTGGTCGAAGCCGAGCGGCTGGCGTCACGGGCGCCCTGA